One genomic window of Candidatus Methylomirabilis lanthanidiphila includes the following:
- a CDS encoding transcriptional regulators, TraR/DksA family codes for MPLRAAILERLKEKLLEKRRALINTVREKRADNLETGSDGTQDIADQATTAYTKEFLLSISDTERQQLKQVDAALDKMRQKAYGQCERCGEPISEKRLDALPFARFCIACQEEEERS; via the coding sequence ATGCCGTTAAGAGCAGCGATCCTGGAACGGTTAAAGGAAAAGCTGTTGGAGAAGCGACGCGCGTTGATCAATACCGTGCGGGAGAAACGCGCAGACAATCTTGAGACAGGCAGCGACGGTACGCAGGATATTGCCGATCAGGCGACGACGGCCTACACCAAGGAGTTCCTGCTCTCTATCAGCGATACCGAGCGCCAGCAGTTGAAGCAGGTGGACGCCGCTCTGGATAAGATGCGACAGAAGGCGTATGGCCAGTGCGAACGGTGCGGTGAACCCATCAGTGAGAAGCGGCTCGATGCGTTGCCGTTCGCCCGATTCTGTATTGCCTGTCAGGAGGAAGAAGAACGGAGCTGA
- the proA gene encoding gamma-glutamyl phosphate reductase, translating to MTADMVRELATAARLAARALAMVVPEVKNRAVTAMADALWSERAAILSANAVDLAEARSAQHPSALLDRLALDERRIEKMAAGVRQVAALPDPVGEITGMWRRPNGLLVGRMRVPLGVIGVIYEARPGVTADAAALCLKSGNAAILKGGREAIRSNRVISNLLADAAAANGLPKGCVAFIDSVDREAVSHLLQLTGLVDLIIPRGGEELIRAVQRTSAIPVLAHDKGLCHTYVDEGADLHMAEEIAYNAKVERPGVCNAMESLLVHEGVATLFLPQIVRRLQEAGVEIRGCPRTRTLVQGIGAATEADWDTEYLDLMLSIRVVGSFEEAVAHIAAHGSGLAEAIVTSDHSRAMRFLREVDAGAVFVNASTRFTDGGEFGMGAEMGISTQKLHARGPVGLTGLTCEKFIIFGDGQIRDSSK from the coding sequence GTGACGGCGGACATGGTGCGGGAACTTGCGACGGCGGCGCGTCTAGCGGCTCGGGCGCTTGCCATGGTGGTACCGGAGGTGAAGAACCGGGCGGTGACAGCCATGGCAGACGCGCTATGGAGCGAGCGGGCGGCGATCCTCTCCGCAAACGCGGTCGATCTGGCGGAGGCCAGGTCGGCGCAGCATCCGTCTGCGTTGTTGGATCGACTGGCGCTCGATGAACGACGGATTGAGAAGATGGCGGCCGGCGTGCGACAAGTGGCGGCGCTTCCAGATCCTGTCGGAGAGATTACCGGGATGTGGCGCCGTCCAAACGGCCTGTTGGTAGGCCGGATGCGGGTGCCGCTCGGGGTCATCGGCGTTATCTACGAGGCCAGACCCGGGGTTACCGCCGATGCGGCGGCCCTCTGCCTCAAGTCGGGGAACGCCGCTATCCTGAAAGGGGGTCGGGAGGCGATCCGCAGCAACCGGGTGATCAGCAATCTGCTTGCCGATGCCGCCGCGGCAAATGGCCTGCCCAAAGGGTGTGTGGCGTTTATCGATTCGGTTGATCGGGAGGCGGTGAGCCACCTGCTGCAACTTACGGGGCTCGTGGACCTGATCATCCCCCGAGGAGGCGAGGAGTTGATCCGGGCGGTACAGCGGACCTCGGCGATTCCAGTGCTGGCTCACGACAAAGGGCTCTGTCACACCTATGTCGATGAGGGGGCCGATCTCCACATGGCGGAAGAGATCGCCTACAACGCCAAGGTCGAACGGCCTGGCGTCTGCAATGCCATGGAGAGCCTGCTGGTGCATGAGGGGGTCGCGACGCTGTTCCTGCCGCAAATCGTCAGGCGATTACAGGAGGCTGGGGTTGAAATCCGCGGTTGCCCTCGAACACGGACCCTGGTCCAAGGTATCGGGGCTGCGACTGAGGCAGACTGGGATACCGAGTATCTTGATCTGATGCTGTCGATCAGGGTCGTCGGTTCATTCGAAGAGGCTGTGGCGCATATTGCTGCGCACGGCTCCGGTCTGGCCGAGGCGATCGTCACCTCGGATCATAGCCGGGCCATGCGTTTCCTGCGGGAGGTGGATGCCGGTGCCGTGTTCGTAAATGCCTCCACTCGTTTCACTGATGGCGGCGAGTTCGGGATGGGGGCCGAGATGGGGATCAGCACGCAAAAGCTTCACGCCCGCGGCCCGGTTGGTCTGACGGGACTGACCTGCGAGAAATTCATCATATTCGGCGACGGGCAGATTCGGGATTCGAGTAAATAA
- a CDS encoding nicotinate-nucleotide adenylyltransferase (Deamido-NAD(+) pyrophosphorylase) (Deamido-NAD(+) diphosphorylase) (Nicotinate mononucleotide adenylyltransferase) (NaMN adenylyltransferase), producing MHIGVMGGTFDPIHLGHLRAAEEIYWAFELDKIIFVPAARPPHKEDEFEASAQHRYEMVSLATVYTPYFSVSPIELSRPGRSYSVETLREFRKLYGDESTIYFIMGVDAFLDIAAWKEARELLSLAQVIVTARPGWRLDEVERSMTPEQRHLLGDPRFKYMRVSEITRESVTAHREPGLVLSVEVVSLDISSSEIRQLVKEGRSIRYLVTDTVAAYISKNRLYQPGQKAHRPTEAST from the coding sequence ATGCATATCGGCGTGATGGGGGGGACCTTTGATCCGATCCACCTCGGCCATCTGCGGGCCGCCGAGGAGATCTACTGGGCCTTTGAGCTGGACAAAATCATCTTTGTGCCGGCCGCCCGGCCGCCTCATAAGGAGGACGAGTTTGAGGCCTCGGCCCAGCACCGATACGAGATGGTCTCACTGGCGACGGTCTACACGCCGTACTTCAGTGTCTCGCCGATTGAGCTGAGTCGACCAGGCCGATCCTACTCGGTTGAGACGCTCCGAGAGTTTCGTAAGCTGTACGGGGATGAGAGTACCATCTACTTCATTATGGGGGTCGATGCGTTCCTTGACATCGCCGCATGGAAGGAAGCGAGGGAGCTGCTGTCGCTGGCGCAGGTCATAGTCACTGCCCGTCCTGGCTGGCGGCTTGATGAGGTGGAACGCTCCATGACGCCCGAACAGCGGCATCTTCTGGGTGATCCTCGGTTCAAGTACATGAGAGTTTCCGAAATCACCCGGGAGAGCGTGACGGCGCACCGTGAACCTGGTCTGGTTCTGTCGGTCGAAGTGGTCTCATTGGACATCTCCTCCAGCGAGATCCGACAACTGGTGAAGGAGGGCAGGAGTATCCGGTATCTGGTGACCGACACGGTAGCGGCGTACATTAGCAAGAATCGTCTGTATCAACCTGGCCAAAAGGCTCATAGGCCGACGGAGGCTTCGACGTGA
- a CDS encoding gamma-glutamyl kinase translates to MSQAERSLPDARAVARETKRIVVKVGSAVLSKGDITLHQPTLQRICRELVSLRKEGHQVVLVSSGAILAGMGRLGLTERPGSIPLKQAAAAVGQSLLMRRYEEVFAPYGQKLGQLLLTQDDFRSRHRYLNARNTLFTLLHLGVLPIINENDTVAVEEIRFGDNDRLSALVATLLGADLLVILTDLDGLYTADPRKDPHARLVHEVPRRSTGLHFWADESGTGLGTGGMATKVRAARTAAAAGVPTIIANGLVEGILERIIRGETVGTVFQASASRMRSRKRWLAFATTRRGRIMVDAGAKEALIRNGKSLLPSGVISVDGEFEGGDVVSLCSIDGVEFARGVTNYNAEQVKQIRGIRSDQIEDALGEKPFDEVVHRDNLVILA, encoded by the coding sequence ATGAGCCAGGCGGAAAGATCATTGCCGGACGCTCGAGCTGTCGCACGGGAGACAAAACGGATAGTTGTGAAGGTCGGCTCGGCCGTCCTGTCTAAGGGTGATATCACCCTGCATCAGCCGACGCTCCAGCGAATCTGTCGTGAACTCGTCTCGCTCCGAAAGGAGGGGCATCAGGTGGTCCTGGTCTCCTCTGGCGCCATCCTGGCTGGGATGGGTCGGCTCGGGCTGACTGAGCGGCCAGGAAGTATCCCGTTAAAGCAAGCCGCCGCCGCTGTCGGCCAGAGCCTGCTCATGCGCCGTTACGAGGAGGTCTTCGCGCCGTATGGCCAGAAACTGGGGCAGCTTTTGTTAACCCAGGACGACTTTCGGTCGCGGCACCGGTACCTTAATGCGCGCAATACGCTCTTTACGCTGCTACACCTCGGCGTCCTGCCGATTATTAACGAAAACGACACGGTGGCTGTGGAGGAGATCAGGTTTGGGGATAATGACCGGCTTTCTGCGTTAGTAGCGACCCTGCTCGGAGCGGATCTACTGGTCATTCTGACCGATCTGGACGGGTTGTACACGGCCGATCCGAGGAAAGATCCTCACGCGAGGCTCGTGCATGAGGTGCCTCGCCGGTCTACGGGACTCCACTTCTGGGCTGACGAGTCTGGGACCGGGCTTGGTACGGGCGGGATGGCCACAAAGGTCAGAGCGGCGCGCACAGCCGCAGCAGCGGGTGTCCCGACTATTATTGCGAACGGCCTGGTAGAGGGGATCCTGGAGCGAATCATCCGCGGCGAGACAGTCGGTACCGTCTTTCAGGCGTCTGCGTCCAGGATGCGGAGCCGAAAGCGCTGGCTGGCATTTGCGACGACACGTCGAGGGCGGATTATGGTGGATGCCGGGGCCAAGGAGGCGCTCATCCGTAACGGCAAGAGCCTGCTGCCATCCGGCGTTATCTCGGTTGACGGCGAGTTTGAGGGGGGCGATGTGGTCAGCCTCTGCAGCATCGACGGCGTAGAATTCGCGAGGGGTGTGACCAACTATAACGCCGAACAGGTGAAACAGATCAGGGGCATCAGGAGCGACCAGATCGAGGATGCGCTTGGCGAGAAGCCGTTCGATGAAGTGGTGCACCGGGACAACCTGGTGATTCTTGCATAA
- a CDS encoding glyceraldehyde-3-phosphate dehydrogenase, translating into MAIKAAINGFGRIGRNAFRAALADPELEFVAVNDITDAKTLAHLLKYDSVHGTLQAEVKAKENAIAVDGREIKVFAQRDPAALPWKDLGIQVVVESTGRFTDKAGASKHLQAGAQKVIISAPAKDPDITIVLGVNDAMYDPAKHAVISNASCTTNCLAPIAKVVMEQFGIRHGLVTTIHSYTNDQQILDLPHSDLRRARAAGLSQIPTSTGAAKAVGLVLPALQGKMHGLAIRVPTPNVSLVDLVAETERVVTVAEVNAALRKAADGELKGILGYCEEPLVSSDFNGNPLSSIVDSLSTSVVDGTLIKVLSWYDNEWGYSCRVRDLIKFIASR; encoded by the coding sequence ATGGCGATTAAGGCTGCGATCAACGGATTCGGTCGCATCGGTCGAAATGCGTTTCGGGCGGCATTGGCGGATCCTGAGCTGGAGTTTGTGGCGGTCAACGACATTACGGATGCCAAGACGCTTGCGCACCTGTTGAAGTACGATTCCGTTCATGGGACGCTCCAGGCGGAGGTCAAGGCGAAAGAGAACGCGATCGCCGTAGACGGCCGCGAGATTAAGGTGTTTGCCCAGCGAGACCCGGCAGCGCTTCCCTGGAAAGATCTGGGGATACAGGTTGTCGTGGAGTCGACTGGACGCTTCACCGACAAGGCCGGCGCGAGCAAGCACCTTCAGGCCGGCGCGCAGAAGGTCATCATTTCAGCCCCCGCCAAGGACCCGGATATTACGATCGTGCTGGGCGTCAATGATGCGATGTACGATCCGGCCAAGCACGCGGTCATCAGCAATGCGTCCTGCACCACCAACTGCCTTGCGCCGATCGCGAAGGTCGTCATGGAGCAGTTCGGAATTCGCCATGGTCTGGTCACCACCATCCATTCCTATACTAATGACCAGCAGATTCTTGATCTGCCGCATTCCGATCTCCGCCGGGCGAGGGCTGCCGGTCTCTCCCAGATTCCCACCAGTACGGGAGCGGCCAAGGCGGTCGGCCTGGTACTCCCTGCGCTGCAGGGCAAGATGCACGGGCTCGCCATCCGCGTCCCGACGCCGAATGTATCGCTGGTCGATCTCGTGGCAGAGACGGAGCGGGTTGTTACCGTCGCAGAGGTGAACGCGGCCCTTCGGAAGGCCGCCGATGGGGAACTGAAGGGGATTCTCGGCTACTGTGAGGAGCCGTTGGTCTCCTCCGATTTTAACGGCAATCCGCTTTCGTCGATTGTCGATAGCCTTTCGACGTCGGTCGTCGATGGGACCCTCATCAAGGTCCTGTCCTGGTATGACAACGAGTGGGGCTATTCCTGTCG
- the rsfS gene encoding Ribosomal silencing factor RsfS: MSVPERPTVSVNTNGRIDTEMLLQLAVTAASEVKPTSLVHLDLRGLCTFTDHFLIVGVPSVRQVRAVAERIEEQLRGARVRLSHREGDLEARWILLDYSDVIIHIFDEEMRLYYDLEGLWADAPKRELVQDESSAPLR; the protein is encoded by the coding sequence GTGAGCGTACCCGAGCGACCCACAGTGTCTGTGAATACCAACGGGCGGATTGATACCGAGATGCTGCTGCAGCTTGCGGTGACAGCCGCCTCCGAGGTGAAGCCGACCTCCCTGGTGCACCTCGACCTTCGGGGTCTGTGCACGTTTACCGATCATTTTCTCATCGTCGGTGTGCCATCGGTCCGGCAGGTGCGGGCCGTCGCCGAACGGATCGAGGAGCAGCTCCGGGGGGCACGTGTTCGGTTATCCCATCGGGAGGGCGACCTGGAAGCCCGTTGGATTCTTCTTGACTACAGCGATGTAATCATTCATATTTTCGATGAAGAGATGCGATTGTACTACGATCTGGAGGGGCTGTGGGCCGACGCGCCGAAACGGGAGTTGGTTCAGGACGAATCGTCGGCTCCCTTAAGATAA
- a CDS encoding DNA utilization protein GntX has product MYQADGTMRQAILLLKYGGRRTLGRHLGRLMVETAGRLLDPREFDLLIPVPLHRRRERARGFNQATLLAREVGRGFGLDVDGRVLKRVRATEAQSGGRREREDNVKGAFAVTRPDRVKDKKLLLIDDVFTTGATAGECARTLLTAGAAEVGVYTLARVE; this is encoded by the coding sequence TTGTATCAAGCCGATGGAACGATGCGTCAGGCAATCCTTCTATTGAAGTACGGCGGTCGCCGTACACTTGGCCGTCATCTGGGTCGTCTGATGGTCGAGACGGCCGGACGTCTGCTCGATCCCCGCGAATTTGATCTGTTGATTCCTGTTCCGCTCCATCGCAGGCGGGAGCGTGCGCGAGGTTTTAACCAGGCGACGCTCCTGGCGAGGGAGGTCGGGCGCGGCTTCGGTCTTGACGTTGACGGGCGCGTGCTCAAACGGGTTCGAGCCACGGAGGCCCAAAGCGGGGGTCGGCGAGAACGGGAGGACAACGTCAAGGGGGCGTTCGCCGTCACGCGGCCCGATCGCGTGAAGGATAAAAAGCTTCTGCTGATTGACGATGTCTTTACCACCGGCGCCACCGCCGGCGAGTGCGCCAGGACCCTCCTCACCGCGGGCGCCGCAGAGGTCGGTGTCTACACGCTTGCCCGTGTCGAATGA